One genomic segment of Roseovarius sp. EL26 includes these proteins:
- a CDS encoding N-acetyltransferase — MIRQARFWHIPQLLCVLWAHTRQGARGHSARTWWTDVQLMVRCHRRGWIRLIGDRRGTMGFLIRDMERLHAIYVHPLALGQGLGRLLIADAKAASPRLELWVLQSNDQAVGFYATQGFAEMHRTDGHGNDEKLPDLCMVWQMNMGMNG, encoded by the coding sequence ATGATCAGACAGGCCCGGTTTTGGCACATCCCCCAGCTGTTGTGTGTCTTGTGGGCGCACACTCGGCAGGGCGCAAGGGGGCACAGTGCCCGCACATGGTGGACCGATGTGCAGCTGATGGTGAGATGTCATCGCCGGGGCTGGATCCGGTTGATCGGTGATCGTCGCGGCACGATGGGGTTTTTAATCCGGGATATGGAACGCCTACATGCGATATATGTTCATCCACTGGCACTGGGGCAGGGTCTGGGGCGGCTGCTGATTGCCGACGCCAAGGCGGCTTCGCCCCGATTAGAGCTGTGGGTGTTGCAAAGTAATGACCAGGCGGTGGGGTTTTACGCGACACAGGGCTTTGCCGAAATGCACCGTACGGATGGCCATGGCAATGATGAAAAACTGCCCGACCTGTGTATGGTCTGGCAGATGAACATGGGAATGAACGGATGA